A genomic region of Sarcophilus harrisii chromosome 6, mSarHar1.11, whole genome shotgun sequence contains the following coding sequences:
- the MCTS1 gene encoding malignant T-cell-amplified sequence 1: MFKKFDEKENVSNCIQLKTSVIKGIKNQLLDQFPGIEPWLNQIMPKKDPVKIVRCHEHIEILTVNGELLFFRQREGPFYPTLRLLHKYPFILPHQRVDKGAIKFVLSGANIMCPGLTSPGAQLYPAAADTVVAIMAEGKQHALCVGVMKMSAEDIERVNKGIGIENIHYLNDGLWHMKTYK, encoded by the coding sequence ATGTTTAAGAAATTTGACGAGAAAGAGAACGTGTCCAACTGCATCCAGCTGAAGACGTCAGTCATCAAGGGCATCAAGAACCAGCTGCTCGATCAGTTCCCGGGCATCGAGCCGTGGCTCAATCAGATCATGCCCAAGAAGGACCCGGTCAAGATCGTGCGCTGCCACGAGCACATCGAGATCCTCACGGTCAACGGGGAGCTGCTCTTCTTCCGACAGCGGGAGGGCCCCTTCTACCCGACTCTGCGGCTGCTGCACAAGTACCCCTTCATTCTGCCGCACCAGCGAGTGGATAAAGGCGCCATCAAATTCGTGCTCAGCGGGGCGAACATCATGTGCCCCGGCCTGACCTCCCCGGGGGCCCAGCTGTACCCCGCGGCCGCGGACACGGTCGTGGCCATCATGGCCGAGGGCAAGCAGCACGCCCTCTGCGTGGGAGTCATGAAGATGTCTGCGGAAGACATCGAGAGAGTCAACAAAGGGATTGGTattgaaaatattcattatttaaacGATGGCCTTTGGCACATGAAGACTTATAAGTAA